A region from the Prionailurus viverrinus isolate Anna chromosome E2, UM_Priviv_1.0, whole genome shotgun sequence genome encodes:
- the GABARAPL2 gene encoding gamma-aminobutyric acid receptor-associated protein-like 2, protein MKWMFKEDHSLEHRCVESAKIRAKYPDRVPVIVEKVSGSQIVDIDKRKYLVPSDITVAQFMWIIRKRIQLPSEKAIFLFVDKTVPQSSLTMGQLYEKEKDEDGFLYVAYSGENTFGF, encoded by the exons ATGAAGTGGATGTTCAAGGAGGACCACTCGCTGG AACACAGATGTGTGGAATCTGCGAAGATCCGAGCGAAATATCCCGACCGGGTTCCG GTGATTGTGGAAAAAGTCTCAGGCTCTCAGATTGTTGACATTGACAAACGGAAGTATCTGGTTCCATCTGACATCACTGTGGCTCAGTTCATGTGGATCATCAGGAAAAGGATCCAGCTTCCTTCTGAAAAGGCAATCTTCCTGTTTGTGGATAAGACAGTCCCACAGTCCAG ccTAACTATGGGACAGCTTTACGAGAAGGAGAAAGATGAAGACGGATTCTTGTATGTGGCCTACAGTGGAGAGAACACTTTTGGCTTCTGA